In Allomuricauda ruestringensis DSM 13258, the following proteins share a genomic window:
- the kynU gene encoding kynureninase, translating into MTFQNTLEFAKKLDAADSLATYRNEFHYPQVNGKDVIYFTGNSLGLQPKRTQKFVDEVMKDWRELAVEGHFYADKPWWDYHERLAEGLGKVVGAMPKEISVMNTLTVNLHLLMVSFYRPTDKRFKIICEEKAFPSDQYMLQSQVRYHGLDPKDAIVEVKKRDGEHAWRTEDIIKKINETGDELALVLMGGVNYYNGQVLDMKAITKAGKDEGAFVGWDLAHGVGNIKLNLHDWDADFAAWCSYKYMNSGPGNASGIFIHERHLGMEDIPRFEGWWGTKKETRFLMEPEFAPIETADAWQLSNPPILSIAPYLASLEIFDEVGMDALIEKQKTIVAFLEFVLQEIDKEVDSTFEIITPEARGCQLSVFLHGEGKSIFDYLMKNGVITDWREPNVIRLAPAPLYCSYEDMFRFGQILKAGIQGK; encoded by the coding sequence ATGACGTTCCAAAATACGCTTGAATTTGCCAAAAAACTTGATGCAGCAGATTCCCTTGCCACATACAGAAATGAATTTCACTATCCACAAGTAAACGGGAAGGATGTAATCTACTTCACAGGAAATTCCCTTGGCCTTCAACCCAAACGGACGCAAAAATTTGTGGACGAGGTAATGAAAGATTGGCGAGAACTGGCCGTGGAGGGGCATTTTTATGCAGATAAACCTTGGTGGGATTATCACGAAAGACTTGCTGAAGGTTTAGGCAAAGTGGTCGGCGCCATGCCCAAAGAAATTTCGGTGATGAATACCCTAACGGTGAACCTTCATTTGTTGATGGTATCTTTTTACCGCCCTACCGATAAACGCTTCAAAATTATATGCGAGGAAAAAGCATTTCCATCCGATCAATATATGTTGCAAAGTCAGGTGCGCTATCATGGATTGGACCCCAAAGATGCCATTGTTGAAGTAAAAAAGAGGGACGGGGAACATGCGTGGCGCACGGAAGATATCATTAAAAAAATAAATGAAACGGGCGACGAATTGGCTTTGGTGTTGATGGGTGGGGTGAACTACTACAATGGGCAGGTGTTGGATATGAAAGCCATCACCAAAGCAGGAAAAGACGAAGGTGCCTTTGTAGGCTGGGATTTGGCACACGGCGTAGGAAATATAAAATTGAACCTGCACGATTGGGACGCCGATTTCGCTGCGTGGTGCAGTTACAAATACATGAACAGCGGCCCCGGGAACGCATCTGGCATCTTTATCCATGAAAGACATTTGGGAATGGAAGATATCCCCCGTTTTGAAGGCTGGTGGGGCACCAAAAAAGAGACCCGTTTTTTAATGGAACCCGAATTTGCCCCCATTGAAACGGCCGATGCTTGGCAGTTGAGCAATCCGCCCATACTGTCAATTGCGCCCTATTTGGCATCCTTGGAGATATTTGACGAGGTTGGGATGGACGCCCTTATTGAAAAGCAAAAGACCATTGTGGCCTTTTTGGAATTTGTCCTTCAGGAGATTGACAAGGAAGTGGACAGCACTTTCGAAATAATTACCCCAGAAGCCAGAGGATGTCAACTTTCCGTGTTTTTACACGGTGAGGGAAAATCCATCTTTGACTATTTAATGAAAAACGGTGTCATTACCGATTGGAGGGAGCCCAACGTTATCCGATTGGCCCCTGCGCCCCTATATTGTTCGTATGAGGATATGTTTCGCTTTGGACAGATCTTGAAAGCAGGTATACAGGGTAAATAA
- a CDS encoding MFS transporter, which produces MKSLWLILSKPRYFGVAWVFTSINIWFGTWAIYIPTVKDKLDIDKADLGIALFCLSLGVFTIFPVASKIINKLGVGKASWYGVIFASVTAMLPLMASNYYLLMLALYLFGASNGFIDIAINTLVTEIEKEDKQNFMSAAHGFFSLGGILVGLGSFLIPVIGNPTLHMGITVVLVFGINLYLKKHYIHVVAAPVEKEPFSLKLFKPLLLLGIIGFVSFGSEGAIIDWSALYLKEMTTAPELLIGAGFLAFSTTMTLGRFLGDGISAKIGPIKIVGLGAFIAAIGFVLVLTQNTTWSIIGFAFNGLGFSVIVPELFRIGGNVKGVDSSQGVAFIAGSGYIGFLLGPVILGFIAESASLNYSFILLLFLALMVLGITFFLGRRGR; this is translated from the coding sequence ATGAAATCCCTATGGCTTATTTTATCCAAACCGAGATATTTTGGGGTAGCATGGGTGTTTACCAGTATCAATATTTGGTTTGGTACTTGGGCCATTTATATTCCCACAGTAAAAGATAAGCTGGATATAGATAAGGCCGATTTGGGTATTGCTCTATTTTGTTTGTCCCTTGGAGTGTTTACCATTTTTCCTGTGGCCTCCAAAATCATTAATAAACTAGGGGTGGGCAAGGCCTCGTGGTATGGGGTAATATTTGCTTCGGTGACTGCCATGTTGCCACTTATGGCGTCCAATTATTATTTGTTGATGTTGGCGCTGTATCTTTTTGGAGCCAGCAACGGTTTTATCGATATTGCCATAAACACCTTGGTCACAGAGATTGAAAAGGAGGACAAACAAAACTTTATGTCCGCTGCCCATGGCTTTTTTAGCTTGGGTGGTATTTTGGTCGGATTGGGCAGTTTCCTGATTCCAGTGATTGGAAACCCTACGCTGCATATGGGGATTACGGTGGTTTTGGTGTTTGGTATCAATCTTTATTTGAAAAAGCATTACATCCATGTGGTGGCCGCACCTGTGGAAAAGGAACCTTTTAGCCTAAAACTATTCAAACCCTTATTGTTATTGGGCATTATCGGATTTGTCTCCTTTGGAAGCGAGGGTGCCATTATTGATTGGAGCGCGCTTTACCTCAAGGAAATGACCACAGCCCCTGAACTGCTCATTGGGGCGGGGTTCTTGGCGTTTTCCACCACGATGACGTTAGGACGGTTTCTGGGTGATGGCATCAGTGCCAAAATAGGGCCCATTAAAATAGTGGGGCTGGGTGCTTTTATCGCTGCCATTGGTTTTGTTTTGGTGCTAACACAAAACACTACCTGGTCCATTATTGGATTTGCATTTAACGGGCTTGGTTTTTCGGTCATCGTGCCTGAGTTATTTCGAATAGGTGGCAATGTAAAGGGAGTGGATTCTTCCCAAGGGGTGGCTTTTATCGCAGGGTCGGGGTATATCGGTTTTTTGCTGGGCCCTGTAATTCTTGGATTTATCGCAGAAAGTGCTTCCTTAAACTATAGTTTTATATTGCTACTGTTCTTGGCCCTTATGGTTTTGGGGATTACGTTTTTCTTGGGTAGGAGGGGGAGGTGA
- a CDS encoding DUF4174 domain-containing protein has product MNTYGQDLEKHKWTNRILIVKTLDVQSKKYKEQVKEFTNSTEELIDRKLILYKIVNNDFTLTNYTNSSLNSSGKVSGKLAENILDAKENFEIILIGLDGGIKIQQTKILTKEHLFNTIDAMPMRKNEMEN; this is encoded by the coding sequence ATGAACACTTATGGACAAGATTTAGAAAAACATAAATGGACGAATAGAATTCTAATCGTTAAAACATTGGATGTCCAATCAAAAAAATATAAAGAACAAGTAAAGGAGTTTACAAATTCCACTGAGGAACTAATTGATAGAAAATTGATACTTTATAAAATAGTCAATAACGATTTTACATTAACAAATTATACAAACAGTTCGTTGAATTCTTCTGGAAAGGTCTCAGGAAAACTAGCCGAAAATATTTTAGATGCTAAAGAAAATTTTGAAATAATTTTAATTGGACTGGACGGAGGAATAAAAATTCAACAAACCAAAATCTTGACAAAAGAACATCTTTTTAATACCATCGATGCAATGCCCATGAGAAAAAACGAGATGGAAAATTAA
- a CDS encoding RNA polymerase sigma factor yields the protein MTFFKKLFLILISNPDKAFLEKEDFYVHLSDEELVKQIVADNDPMLFGKLYDRYAKMVYNKCYGFAKSADEAEDLTQDVFLQLFIKLRTFKGKSKFSTWLYSFTYNFCVNYVNRNKQRKIRDKSVQVEVSEHKLTEEVPDESLYEMKADKLKKCLKLISVEDKSILLLKYQDGASVKELVTLMEIGESAVKMRLKRAKERLLEIYNTLE from the coding sequence GTGACCTTTTTTAAAAAGCTGTTTCTAATACTTATAAGTAACCCCGACAAAGCGTTTTTGGAAAAGGAAGACTTTTACGTACATCTTTCTGATGAGGAATTAGTGAAACAGATTGTGGCGGACAATGACCCTATGCTATTTGGGAAATTGTACGACCGCTATGCGAAAATGGTCTATAACAAATGTTACGGATTTGCAAAATCTGCGGATGAGGCGGAGGATTTGACACAGGATGTGTTCCTCCAACTCTTTATCAAACTTCGAACCTTTAAAGGGAAATCGAAGTTCTCTACCTGGCTGTATTCTTTTACCTATAATTTTTGTGTGAACTATGTAAATCGGAACAAACAACGAAAAATACGGGACAAATCCGTACAAGTTGAAGTTTCCGAACATAAACTTACCGAAGAAGTGCCTGATGAGAGTTTATATGAAATGAAAGCGGATAAACTCAAAAAGTGCTTGAAGCTTATCTCGGTTGAAGATAAATCCATTTTGTTATTGAAATATCAAGACGGCGCCAGTGTAAAAGAACTGGTGACCTTAATGGAAATAGGGGAGAGCGCTGTGAAGATGAGGCTTAAAAGAGCCAAAGAAAGACTATTGGAAATCTATAATACCCTCGAATAG
- a CDS encoding mechanosensitive ion channel family protein, translated as METINDWKNVTLDSLSGMGKEIALAFPKILGAIVILFLGWIVIKIVMFLFRKILKIAKIEVLNEKINGMDVTGKGDLKIDLTKIILGFVRWFLILVFLIVAADILDWKIISQEIGNLLHYLPRFFSALALLMLGFYIGNFVKKTIKRLFDSLEFGGSNLVSNLFFYVIVIFMSITALNQAGVDTTIITNNITLILGSFLLAFALGVGLGSREIVADLLRSFYTRKTYMVGDKIVIGDDEGTIKAIDNNSLTLETQKSKFVIPIKDVVSQKVEIKS; from the coding sequence ATGGAGACTATTAATGATTGGAAAAATGTGACCCTTGACTCGTTATCGGGCATGGGCAAAGAGATAGCATTGGCTTTTCCTAAAATTTTGGGTGCAATTGTTATTTTATTTTTAGGTTGGATCGTTATTAAGATTGTAATGTTCCTATTCCGAAAAATCCTCAAAATAGCCAAAATAGAGGTGCTGAACGAGAAAATAAACGGAATGGACGTAACGGGCAAAGGCGACCTTAAAATAGACCTTACCAAAATAATATTGGGGTTTGTACGGTGGTTTTTAATCTTGGTCTTTCTTATTGTGGCGGCCGATATTTTGGATTGGAAGATCATATCCCAAGAAATAGGTAATCTTTTACATTATTTACCTCGATTCTTTAGTGCACTTGCACTTCTAATGTTAGGATTCTACATTGGTAACTTTGTAAAGAAAACCATTAAGCGACTTTTTGACTCCCTAGAATTTGGTGGTTCCAATCTGGTAAGTAACCTGTTTTTTTATGTGATTGTAATATTTATGTCGATTACAGCATTGAACCAAGCTGGGGTAGATACAACCATAATCACCAACAACATAACGTTGATCTTGGGGTCTTTTCTTTTGGCATTTGCCTTGGGCGTTGGATTGGGTTCCAGAGAAATTGTTGCAGACCTACTTAGGTCTTTTTACACACGAAAAACCTATATGGTCGGTGATAAAATAGTTATTGGTGATGATGAAGGAACCATTAAGGCCATAGATAATAACAGTCTTACTTTGGAAACCCAAAAAAGTAAATTTGTGATTCCGATCAAAGATGTAGTGTCACAAAAAGTGGAGATAAAATCATAA
- a CDS encoding ClpP family protease, whose amino-acid sequence MSSKKGKVQELIQEKLLEDRKVFLWGQVDDDSAKHVIDRLLYLDMLNNKEIQLIINSPGGYVTSGFAIYDTIKQIKSPVSTVCSGLAASMGSILLSVGKKGRRFIQPHARVMIHQPSGGARGQASNIEIQAKEIIKTKELGAQILSENCGQPFEKVMKDFDRDYWMGAEESVEYGIVDEILK is encoded by the coding sequence ATGAGTTCAAAAAAAGGAAAAGTTCAAGAGTTGATCCAAGAAAAACTGTTAGAGGACCGCAAAGTGTTCTTATGGGGCCAAGTAGATGATGATTCTGCGAAGCACGTAATAGATAGATTACTCTATTTGGATATGCTGAACAATAAAGAAATTCAATTGATCATCAATAGCCCGGGAGGGTACGTTACCTCTGGTTTTGCCATTTATGATACCATTAAACAGATAAAAAGCCCGGTATCCACGGTTTGTTCCGGTTTGGCTGCCTCTATGGGATCTATACTTTTATCGGTAGGGAAAAAAGGAAGGAGATTTATTCAGCCACATGCCCGTGTCATGATCCACCAACCTAGCGGCGGAGCAAGAGGACAAGCCTCCAATATTGAAATCCAGGCCAAGGAAATCATTAAAACGAAAGAACTTGGCGCCCAAATTTTATCAGAAAACTGCGGGCAACCTTTTGAAAAGGTCATGAAAGATTTTGATCGCGATTATTGGATGGGTGCAGAAGAATCTGTGGAATACGGTATTGTGGATGAAATACTAAAATAG
- a CDS encoding FAD-dependent oxidoreductase: MAQTPKNIAIIGSGLVGSLLAIYLRRIGHTVTVFDRRPDIRTIKFSGRSINLAMSNRGWRSLDEVGIGKKIKEIAIPLDKRAMHVNGKPVYFQKYGKDGEAIWSISRGILNKRMIDLAEGEGASFRFNEKVWDVDLPEAKIYTGETEKSKWKTYDFDLIFGCDGAFSRVRHKMQRQSRFNYSQNFIDVGYKELTIPANEDGTHKLDNNSFHIWPRGEFMLIAMPNIDGSFTCTLFLPFEGEVSFKSIETEDQAREFFKKYFPNVRKEIEDLTKDFFNNPTSAMVTMKCYPWTYWNKVALVGDSAHAIVPFYGQGMNAGFEDIYVLNQLMEKYGDDWETIFSEYEQERKPNADAIAELSYRNFVEMSSKTADAKFLLQKKIEKHFTTKHPEKWVPVYSRVTFSDRPYAEALAIGDRQEAIMQEVMQLPNIEEKWDSKEVEDKILEFLTDNKAP; this comes from the coding sequence ATGGCACAGACTCCAAAAAATATAGCCATCATCGGTTCCGGATTGGTGGGTTCCCTTTTAGCAATTTATTTACGAAGAATTGGGCATACGGTTACCGTATTCGATAGAAGACCAGATATAAGGACCATCAAGTTCTCTGGACGTTCCATTAACCTTGCGATGAGCAATAGGGGATGGCGCTCTTTGGATGAAGTGGGCATAGGGAAAAAAATTAAGGAAATAGCAATTCCACTCGATAAACGTGCGATGCATGTGAACGGTAAACCTGTTTATTTTCAGAAATATGGGAAAGATGGGGAGGCCATTTGGTCTATTTCACGGGGAATTCTCAACAAACGGATGATTGATTTGGCTGAAGGCGAGGGTGCCTCGTTCCGATTTAATGAAAAAGTTTGGGATGTTGATTTGCCCGAAGCTAAAATCTATACGGGGGAAACCGAAAAAAGCAAATGGAAAACGTATGATTTTGACCTGATTTTTGGTTGTGATGGAGCATTTTCAAGGGTACGCCACAAAATGCAGCGCCAAAGTAGGTTTAACTATTCCCAGAACTTTATTGATGTAGGCTACAAAGAGCTTACCATACCTGCCAATGAGGATGGCACCCATAAGTTGGATAATAACTCGTTCCATATTTGGCCAAGAGGTGAGTTTATGCTTATCGCCATGCCCAATATTGATGGTAGTTTTACCTGTACCTTGTTTTTGCCTTTTGAGGGAGAAGTTTCTTTTAAAAGTATCGAGACCGAAGATCAGGCCCGTGAGTTTTTCAAAAAATACTTTCCCAATGTTCGTAAAGAAATTGAGGATTTGACCAAAGATTTTTTCAATAACCCGACCAGTGCCATGGTCACCATGAAATGCTATCCTTGGACGTATTGGAACAAAGTGGCCTTGGTAGGCGATTCTGCCCATGCCATTGTACCATTTTACGGACAGGGCATGAATGCCGGTTTTGAGGATATTTACGTGCTCAATCAGTTAATGGAGAAGTATGGAGATGATTGGGAGACCATCTTTTCCGAATATGAACAAGAGCGTAAGCCCAATGCCGATGCAATTGCCGAACTGAGTTACAGAAACTTTGTGGAAATGAGCAGCAAAACAGCCGACGCAAAGTTCTTGCTGCAAAAAAAGATTGAAAAACATTTTACCACCAAGCATCCGGAAAAGTGGGTACCGGTGTATAGCCGTGTTACTTTTTCTGATAGGCCTTATGCCGAGGCATTGGCCATAGGGGATAGGCAAGAAGCCATCATGCAAGAAGTGATGCAGCTTCCCAATATTGAAGAAAAGTGGGATTCCAAGGAAGTGGAAGATAAAATCTTAGAATTCTTAACAGACAATAAAGCACCCTAA
- a CDS encoding zinc ribbon domain-containing protein, with amino-acid sequence MANKKESTVEEKLRALYDLQLIDSRVDEIRNVRGELPLEVEDLEDEVLGLKTRMDKLKTDVETINFEITAKKNLIDESKALIKKYSEQQKNVRNSREFNSLSKEVEFQELEIQLAEKNIKEFKAQIEQKKEVISTTKEKLSEREGHLKHKKGELDAILAETEKEEKALLKKSEEYQDKIEERLIKAYKRIRHNVKNGLAVVPVERGASGGSFFTIPPQVQVEIASRKKIITDEHSGRILVDPLLAEEEQDRMEKLFSKI; translated from the coding sequence ATGGCGAACAAGAAAGAAAGCACTGTGGAAGAAAAGTTGAGAGCACTGTACGACCTACAGCTTATTGATTCCAGAGTGGATGAAATCCGCAATGTTAGAGGCGAACTGCCTTTGGAAGTAGAGGACTTGGAAGACGAAGTTCTTGGTCTTAAAACCCGAATGGACAAATTGAAAACGGATGTTGAGACTATCAACTTTGAGATTACTGCCAAAAAGAATCTCATCGATGAGTCAAAAGCGCTTATTAAAAAATACAGCGAACAACAGAAAAACGTAAGGAATAGCCGCGAGTTCAATTCGTTGAGCAAGGAAGTGGAATTCCAAGAGCTGGAGATTCAATTGGCCGAAAAGAACATTAAGGAGTTTAAAGCACAAATTGAGCAGAAAAAAGAGGTGATTTCCACAACCAAGGAGAAACTTTCCGAGCGTGAGGGTCACCTAAAGCACAAAAAAGGTGAACTGGACGCTATTCTTGCAGAAACTGAGAAAGAAGAAAAGGCCCTTTTGAAAAAATCTGAAGAGTACCAAGACAAAATCGAAGAGCGTTTGATCAAGGCCTACAAAAGAATACGCCACAACGTAAAAAATGGTTTGGCCGTGGTTCCCGTAGAACGTGGAGCTTCCGGTGGTTCTTTCTTTACAATTCCACCTCAGGTTCAGGTAGAGATTGCAAGCCGTAAAAAAATCATTACCGATGAGCACAGCGGTAGAATTTTGGTAGACCCTTTATTGGCCGAAGAAGAACAGGATAGAATGGAAAAACTTTTTTCCAAAATCTAA
- a CDS encoding Nif3-like dinuclear metal center hexameric protein, translated as MTVNDIAKVLEELAPLAHAEEFDNVGLLVGNPNMKVKGVLVTLDTLENVVEEAIEKKCNLIVSFHPIIFKGLKRLTGSNYVERVVIKAIAHNIAIYSMHTALDNSKMGVNAKICEVLGLKNPEILIPRTKSIKKLTTYAPSADADNIKLALFTAGAGEIGKYSNCSYSLEGTGSFKAGNGANPAVGKIGEVHFEKETQINVIYSFEKEKSILKALFDAHPYEEVAYEVLTLENSNQDLGMGMIGTLDVEMDEKEFLLFVKNRMNASVVRHSKLLGNKVNKVAVLGGSGAFAIGAAKKSGADIFVTADIKYHEFYQAENQLVIADIGHFETEQFTKDLLVDYLTKKIPNFAVSLSENITNPIKYL; from the coding sequence ATGACCGTTAACGACATAGCAAAAGTGCTTGAAGAATTGGCTCCATTGGCCCATGCCGAGGAGTTTGACAACGTGGGTTTATTGGTTGGAAACCCAAACATGAAAGTCAAAGGTGTTCTCGTAACCTTGGATACGCTAGAAAATGTGGTGGAAGAGGCCATTGAGAAAAAATGTAACCTAATCGTAAGCTTTCACCCGATAATTTTCAAAGGGCTAAAGCGGCTAACCGGAAGCAACTATGTTGAACGCGTTGTAATCAAAGCCATTGCCCACAATATTGCGATATACAGCATGCATACGGCATTGGACAACAGCAAAATGGGCGTCAATGCCAAAATATGCGAAGTTTTGGGACTAAAAAATCCGGAAATCCTAATTCCAAGAACTAAAAGCATCAAAAAATTGACCACTTACGCTCCCTCGGCAGATGCTGATAATATAAAATTGGCCCTATTTACGGCGGGTGCCGGGGAAATTGGGAAGTACAGCAATTGCAGTTATAGTTTGGAAGGCACTGGAAGTTTTAAGGCTGGAAACGGCGCCAACCCCGCTGTTGGAAAAATTGGCGAAGTACATTTTGAAAAAGAGACACAAATCAACGTTATCTATTCTTTTGAGAAGGAAAAAAGCATTCTAAAAGCACTTTTTGATGCCCACCCCTACGAAGAAGTGGCCTACGAAGTGCTTACCCTGGAAAATAGCAATCAAGATTTGGGAATGGGAATGATAGGCACTCTCGATGTTGAAATGGATGAAAAAGAGTTTTTACTATTTGTAAAAAATAGAATGAATGCTTCCGTTGTAAGGCATTCCAAACTACTGGGAAACAAGGTAAACAAGGTTGCTGTTCTAGGAGGTAGCGGGGCATTTGCAATAGGTGCCGCCAAGAAATCGGGGGCTGATATTTTTGTGACCGCCGACATTAAATACCACGAATTTTACCAAGCCGAAAACCAACTGGTAATTGCCGATATCGGGCACTTTGAAACTGAGCAGTTTACAAAAGATTTATTGGTTGATTATCTTACGAAAAAAATTCCTAATTTTGCAGTCTCTTTATCGGAGAATATAACGAATCCCATCAAGTATTTATAA
- the lpxK gene encoding tetraacyldisaccharide 4'-kinase — protein MLQLLRKIAFPISLVYALVVYVRNFLFDVGVFSSKSYKTPTICVGNLSVGGTGKTPMTEYLLSILTNRKTAVLSRGYKRKSKGFYLAGTESTVLELGDEPYQIHRKFPQVAVAVDTDRRNGIQKLESVFGPEVIVLDDAFQHRRVIPTFSILLTTYHNLYVDDWYLPTGSLRDTKKEAKRADLIIVTKCPDTLQDVERKKVIDKLKPKPNQNVLFAMLKYNDFITDGGLQKVQLSELKGKPLALVTGIASPEPLVQFLKSVGIAFEHFEFGDHHHFTDKEIEQFKGYQMVLTTEKDFVRLEGRLRNLYFLQISHSFSREDEAVLKSSLQALF, from the coding sequence ATGCTTCAGTTGCTTCGGAAAATAGCGTTCCCGATTTCTTTGGTCTACGCCTTGGTGGTTTATGTGCGAAACTTTTTGTTTGATGTGGGTGTTTTTTCATCCAAATCGTACAAAACACCTACCATTTGTGTGGGCAACCTGAGTGTTGGGGGAACGGGGAAAACCCCGATGACTGAATATTTGCTCAGCATATTGACCAACCGGAAGACTGCTGTTTTGAGCCGTGGATACAAGCGGAAATCAAAAGGATTCTACTTGGCAGGTACTGAAAGTACCGTTTTGGAATTGGGTGATGAACCCTATCAGATTCATCGAAAATTTCCCCAAGTTGCCGTTGCTGTTGATACCGATAGGCGTAATGGTATCCAAAAACTGGAAAGTGTGTTTGGTCCAGAAGTTATTGTTTTGGATGATGCTTTTCAACATAGAAGGGTGATACCGACTTTTTCGATTTTGCTTACCACATATCATAATTTATATGTGGATGACTGGTATTTGCCCACGGGAAGCCTTCGCGATACCAAAAAAGAGGCCAAACGTGCGGATTTGATCATTGTTACCAAATGCCCGGATACACTGCAAGATGTGGAAAGGAAAAAGGTAATTGATAAGCTCAAGCCTAAACCCAATCAAAACGTATTGTTCGCAATGTTAAAGTACAATGATTTTATAACTGATGGGGGACTGCAAAAAGTCCAATTATCAGAATTGAAGGGAAAACCATTGGCTTTGGTAACCGGCATTGCGTCGCCAGAACCTTTGGTACAATTTTTAAAGTCTGTTGGAATTGCGTTTGAACATTTTGAATTTGGGGACCATCACCACTTTACAGATAAGGAGATTGAACAATTTAAAGGGTACCAGATGGTGCTGACCACAGAAAAAGACTTCGTCCGTTTGGAGGGAAGGTTGCGAAATCTGTACTTTTTGCAAATATCCCATAGTTTTTCCCGTGAAGATGAAGCGGTTTTGAAGAGCTCGCTACAGGCATTGTTTTAA